The window TTTGAATGAGTTAATAACCATTGCAGGGCTTTGACTTGTCCTGGTCTTCCTTCTCGCGTTGCCTTTGCAATACGCATTTGCAGTCGTTTGACATTGCACTCAATTATCTTCCAATTAATGGCAGCCCAATCAAGTTGCTTTGCTGAAGATGCACCGGTTAGTGTTACATCCGTCATTTGCTTTTCCTCATTAAGCGATTCTACAAATTCTCTTGCAATAAGAGACCAGTTGGACGTAGGCTCGCTTTCGCGTCAGGTAACGTTTAAACCTGTATTCTAGCTATTACCACTAGACATTCGCTTTTTCCAACCTCCCAATCTCGCATAACCTTCATCACTTTTCGCAAAGTACTTACCTGTTTTAACAGGAGCTATACGAGGTTCCCAAGTTCCGCTAGAAAGAGTATGTGCAGGGTTAGGTGCTTGTTATTGGCCGGAGGCTGTTTGACTGCGTAGTTGTAGTGGATAGCAACTAACCAGCCCTCATTGCCGCTTGGCTCAGGCGAGACAACCACTTGCGCCTGTTTGGGTTGACGACCTTTATCACAAGTTCAGTTTTCTTCACCATACCTGCTACCTAGCACTTACCCGATTGTGGTTATCAGGAAGAAGCGCTTCTCACGATTTGCTTCCCACACGTAAACGTATTTTGTTACATTGTCAGGATCGCTCTTTATTCAGATCCCTAGGTTCAGCTGGCAGTACAGCTCGTTTCTTAATGAAACAACTCTTACTAGCGACTTCTTGTCGCACACCCCACATACCCACACTATAGCTTCACTAGTCGGCAGGTTGTTACGCTCCGTGTGGATATATGGATAACAAATTTATTTTGATAAAGAGCAACTGTTTTTTAATTCATGATTTATAATATACGGATTAGGGTAGCCTTCTATTTTAGCAACCGCTTCTGCCCACCATTTTTCATTCGCATTGGGTGGAAATTCTTTATCCCAGGCAATAAAAAGATTTCGTTGTGCCTCACTTAGATCAATACCGTATTTATAGGCCATAAAAAGGTTAGCACGTGCGACGATTCCTTTTGCAAAATCTGCAGGCTCAACCCGTCTTGATTTTTTATCGATGGTAATAGGGCAACCGTAAAAGGAAGTATGATTTTCTAACATACTGTAGCGAAAATTAGAGCGAGCACTATTTACAAGGCCTACAGCTGGCCATAAATTGTAAAGCTCA is drawn from Legionella busanensis and contains these coding sequences:
- a CDS encoding endonuclease, yielding MDNQFRQAEGELYNLWPAVGLVNSARSNFRYSMLENHTSFYGCPITIDKKSRRVEPADFAKGIVARANLFMAYKYGIDLSEAQRNLFIAWDKEFPPNANEKWWAEAVAKIEGYPNPYIINHELKNSCSLSK